The Selenomonas sp. AB3002 genome contains a region encoding:
- a CDS encoding HAD domain-containing protein: protein MIFLDVDGVLNSKQDGNSIKLRTDSHFRLLQEIVKATGAKIVLSSSWRAGFAKARNTLSNRLGEYGLEIMDSTPVLSGLSCRGDEIRQWLDDNRKLVERFVILDDDDDMEEFTGTNLVQTDSEIGLQEEDALRCIEMLNS, encoded by the coding sequence GTGATATTTTTAGATGTGGATGGTGTGCTTAATTCAAAGCAGGATGGAAATTCAATCAAGTTGCGGACAGATTCTCATTTCCGATTGTTGCAGGAGATTGTCAAAGCTACAGGAGCCAAGATTGTTTTGTCCTCATCGTGGCGGGCTGGATTCGCTAAGGCAAGAAATACGCTTTCAAACAGGTTAGGTGAATATGGTCTGGAGATTATGGACAGCACGCCTGTGCTGTCCGGGTTATCGTGCCGGGGGGATGAAATACGTCAATGGCTTGATGATAACAGAAAGTTGGTTGAAAGATTCGTTATCTTGGACGATGATGATGATATGGAAGAGTTCACAGGTACAAATCTTGTGCAAACTGATTCGGAGATTGGATTGCAAGAGGAGGATGCTCTTAGGTGTATTGAAATGTTAAATTCATAA
- a CDS encoding autotransporter outer membrane beta-barrel domain-containing protein: MRKSKKLAIMAAMTAGVAFGSPVEAFEPDSVDFGGRQFIDFAFLNTGEKISTITDDSGSGYALPLSLRDATKSATSYWSEMLGPRSRFTSPWQIIVVTQDNYQNANAITASIKDGNTVHDNYVAQMLQGKIKLDYLDIEKLKTNSTDEVGTYAFSTISIGQHFGANRDGAPEGWWVDSDTVLPTNEQAADFVGCFRHELVHALGVSASIEYCDWNGKEATEKVTYVDGVSRLALVRFTNTEDKEFWNRHLVDQNGNHGKPGMMIVSTEGFKLLKAKNPDLKESDCFIVDPGNFAYFVGDNVTDALAGATFNGVSGIPTNAFEMKRNGSAYKEDFEGSHFQTAGVQSHRSYTNYTAFMEVELAALQDLGYDFDRKAYFGRSVYGNGLTIDNTQGYSARNSNGTAYLENTYSQVPLGIGLHVYGTNNNITQSADILTQGAGATGIRVDGEGNTINVPASTEIHGDGYRGKGILFAYGCHQNLNLAGNVTANGAGGNAVEFNFGSSSNGALDEYRGSYIRYSRGVSAYTGEITKAENKVLNDMNSNTYNASADELKGELITDFNLSGKISGRENAIYIGRNAFVKNINVKKGAEISGAITSDWKHFSEEQGIFDTEKNTTYQEKNRDTNEVETKNGIIKPLMIQYNGGEYAYADYIPDLVTNLNFDMQDGAMLYQGNVSGSDNMKMNVKSGDLVYTGTADVVNVNVSKGAGLFGGTYTVNDMTSRMADGFSDDTTGKFINHGTIGAYSGDTSMSIKGNLVSDGTLSAYGGGSQGHISVSSTAKVDGSTISATNALPDETLTVLKAGAVTGTLANPDGKLYAATGMLSTTGAIEGNTVKVRTYSANNLGELTAEQAEVYDAMETMQKSLLGDARRNEMRSLYSLSPSAAKRAFTEISSSSAPQMASLVQQSTVASRVISDRLSTAFSTRPVEVTFPVSHFADGGEEKGIKMRAELPLAQDNNAWVKFTKNWGDLRGGANYHGSAVSGGYDRMLNENWRGGVFLSYQTMGLGAPSSRSDIYDTRFGVYAGYHKDAADAYLYADYGWTRNKLRRGVGLYGLGAEARYNSRLVEIGGEYKYDLHANDGRTWHVSPYVNLQLSWLNQKAYAENGAGIFNQHVAGKHNTYFAGQLGVELKRYLKRGSYGMRLGVKHAFVGADPELSFSYEGNDDRFYTLRNNQDKTHFIFSLSGETEFAKGWFLNGEAQLQKGAHDKDIFASVQFKRVW; encoded by the coding sequence ATGAGAAAATCAAAAAAATTGGCAATCATGGCAGCCATGACAGCAGGGGTGGCTTTTGGCAGCCCTGTTGAAGCCTTTGAGCCTGATAGTGTAGATTTTGGCGGCAGGCAATTTATTGACTTTGCCTTTTTAAATACAGGGGAAAAGATTTCAACGATAACTGATGATTCAGGGTCGGGGTACGCACTGCCACTGAGTCTCAGGGACGCGACAAAATCTGCCACCTCCTACTGGTCAGAAATGCTGGGGCCCAGGTCGAGATTCACCTCTCCCTGGCAGATTATAGTTGTAACTCAGGACAACTACCAAAATGCCAATGCTATCACAGCTTCAATTAAAGACGGAAATACGGTTCATGATAACTATGTTGCCCAAATGTTGCAGGGAAAAATAAAGCTTGATTACCTGGATATTGAAAAATTGAAAACGAATAGTACCGATGAGGTGGGCACCTATGCTTTTTCAACCATCAGCATAGGACAGCATTTCGGCGCCAATCGTGACGGCGCTCCTGAGGGGTGGTGGGTAGATTCGGACACGGTGCTTCCCACCAATGAACAAGCCGCTGATTTTGTCGGCTGCTTCCGTCATGAACTGGTACATGCCCTGGGGGTGAGTGCCAGCATAGAGTATTGTGACTGGAACGGAAAGGAAGCAACGGAGAAGGTTACCTATGTCGATGGCGTCAGCAGGCTGGCCTTGGTCAGATTTACAAATACCGAAGACAAGGAATTTTGGAATCGCCATCTGGTGGACCAGAACGGAAATCATGGCAAGCCAGGTATGATGATCGTGTCTACTGAAGGTTTTAAACTCTTAAAGGCAAAGAATCCAGACCTTAAGGAATCTGATTGCTTTATTGTAGACCCTGGGAATTTTGCCTATTTTGTAGGGGACAATGTAACGGATGCTCTGGCAGGGGCAACCTTCAACGGCGTTTCCGGCATACCTACCAATGCTTTTGAAATGAAAAGAAATGGCAGCGCCTATAAGGAAGATTTTGAAGGCTCCCACTTCCAGACAGCAGGTGTGCAAAGCCATCGTTCGTATACCAACTATACCGCCTTTATGGAGGTGGAGTTGGCGGCCCTGCAGGATTTGGGCTATGATTTCGACAGAAAGGCGTATTTTGGGCGTTCTGTTTATGGAAACGGTTTGACAATCGACAATACCCAGGGATATTCTGCGAGAAATTCTAATGGCACGGCTTATCTTGAAAATACTTACAGTCAGGTTCCTCTGGGAATTGGTCTTCACGTCTACGGAACGAATAACAATATCACCCAGTCCGCAGATATTTTGACGCAAGGCGCTGGAGCAACAGGCATCCGGGTGGACGGCGAAGGGAATACGATAAATGTACCCGCATCAACTGAAATCCATGGGGACGGTTATAGAGGGAAGGGCATCTTATTTGCCTATGGATGCCATCAAAATCTCAATTTGGCGGGAAATGTGACGGCCAATGGAGCAGGCGGCAATGCGGTGGAATTCAACTTTGGCTCGAGCTCCAATGGAGCTCTTGATGAGTACCGTGGCTCCTACATTCGCTACAGTCGTGGGGTCAGTGCCTACACTGGCGAAATCACCAAGGCTGAAAATAAAGTTCTGAACGATATGAACAGCAACACTTACAATGCCTCTGCCGATGAATTGAAGGGAGAATTGATTACAGACTTCAATTTGTCCGGCAAAATTTCCGGCAGGGAAAATGCAATCTATATCGGCAGAAATGCCTTTGTCAAAAATATCAACGTGAAAAAAGGGGCAGAAATAAGCGGCGCTATCACTTCTGATTGGAAGCATTTTTCTGAAGAACAGGGAATTTTCGATACTGAAAAAAACACCACCTATCAGGAAAAAAATAGAGATACCAATGAAGTGGAGACAAAGAACGGAATCATCAAGCCCCTGATGATTCAATATAACGGAGGCGAGTACGCTTATGCCGACTATATCCCCGACTTGGTGACTAACTTGAACTTTGATATGCAAGACGGGGCCATGCTCTATCAAGGAAATGTCAGTGGCTCCGACAATATGAAGATGAACGTGAAGAGTGGCGATCTGGTATATACGGGAACGGCAGATGTTGTTAATGTAAATGTTTCAAAAGGAGCCGGGCTTTTCGGTGGAACATATACAGTAAATGATATGACCTCACGCATGGCAGATGGCTTTTCAGATGATACCACGGGCAAGTTCATTAACCACGGCACCATTGGCGCATACTCTGGCGATACCAGCATGTCCATTAAGGGAAATCTCGTTTCTGATGGTACTTTGAGCGCTTACGGCGGCGGTTCTCAGGGTCATATCTCCGTCAGTAGTACAGCTAAGGTGGATGGCTCCACGATTTCTGCCACTAATGCCCTGCCTGACGAAACCTTGACCGTGCTGAAGGCAGGGGCGGTAACAGGTACCTTGGCAAATCCTGACGGAAAGCTCTACGCCGCCACGGGGATGCTCTCGACAACGGGGGCCATAGAAGGAAACACCGTGAAGGTAAGGACATATTCGGCCAACAATCTTGGAGAACTGACGGCAGAGCAGGCTGAGGTCTATGATGCCATGGAAACTATGCAGAAGAGCCTCCTGGGTGATGCCCGGAGAAATGAGATGCGCAGCCTTTACAGTCTTAGTCCATCAGCTGCCAAACGTGCCTTCACGGAAATCAGTTCATCCAGCGCCCCGCAGATGGCCTCCCTTGTCCAGCAGAGCACTGTTGCCAGCCGCGTGATTTCCGACCGCCTGAGCACAGCCTTCTCCACCCGGCCTGTAGAGGTGACCTTTCCGGTGAGTCATTTTGCGGATGGAGGAGAAGAGAAGGGCATCAAGATGCGTGCGGAGCTCCCCCTGGCACAGGATAATAATGCCTGGGTAAAGTTCACCAAGAATTGGGGCGACCTCAGGGGCGGAGCAAACTATCATGGGAGCGCCGTATCAGGAGGATATGACCGCATGCTGAACGAAAACTGGCGGGGGGGCGTATTCCTGAGCTATCAGACCATGGGACTTGGCGCCCCGTCCAGCAGGAGCGATATCTACGATACCAGGTTTGGCGTTTACGCGGGCTACCACAAGGATGCCGCCGATGCCTATCTCTATGCGGATTATGGCTGGACCCGGAACAAGCTGCGTCGTGGCGTAGGCTTGTATGGCCTTGGAGCAGAGGCCAGGTACAACTCCCGTCTGGTAGAAATCGGAGGAGAGTATAAGTATGACCTCCATGCAAATGATGGCAGGACCTGGCATGTCAGCCCCTACGTCAACCTCCAGCTTTCCTGGCTGAACCAGAAAGCCTACGCGGAAAACGGAGCGGGCATCTTCAACCAGCATGTCGCAGGGAAGCACAACACCTATTTTGCGGGACAGCTGGGGGTGGAATTGAAGCGTTATCTGAAGCGTGGCAGCTACGGCATGCGCCTTGGAGTGAAGCATGCCTTTGTCGGAGCAGATCCTGAGCTTTCCTTCAGTTATGAGGGCAATGACGACCGGTTCTATACCCTCAGAAACAATCAGGATAAGACCCACTTCATTTTCTCCCTGTCCGGAGAGACCGAATTTGCCAAGGGCTGGTTCCTGAATGGCGAAGCCCAACTCCAGAAGGGGGCCCATGACAAGGACATCTTCGCGTCTGTACAGTTCAAGCGTGTGTGGTGA
- a CDS encoding transposase: MLRSYLLSVWLKSNSLVGWAERLRSDESLAILSGFSPDHTPSFGAFYDFFHRLWPGGNNFLPHLRYRRKKPPKGKSNGEKSPSFDKDHAATVIKFFDGHSAGGILMTKLHIIGEIYNRVFLAGSIHKDLLDVRKLVLAGDGTPVQVSNRERSHSMCDCYKKGIDSCHHKRWFSQPDANWGWDSSRNFFYFGYNLYLFTDANSGLPVFPILERASRHDLPAMLHGLACIKAFFADWNISALILDSAHDATAVYEMCSKSSITPFIDLNPRGTKSAEEKGYTISDDGVPICPLGLPLKPDGTDKKRHRAKYICPKTKYAERLCLCDKRCTKSTYGRVVHISLKDNPRLFCDPPRGSPQWKQIYNKRTSAERANKRIKIDGLLEEGRHHSSMMWYIRLFAIISVIHVKAWRKHA; the protein is encoded by the coding sequence ATGCTGCGTTCCTACTTGCTTTCCGTCTGGCTTAAGTCTAACTCTCTTGTTGGCTGGGCTGAACGTCTGCGCTCTGATGAGTCTCTGGCCATACTATCAGGCTTTTCACCCGACCATACCCCATCCTTCGGCGCTTTTTATGACTTCTTCCATCGCCTATGGCCAGGAGGCAACAATTTCTTGCCTCACCTGCGCTACCGCAGGAAGAAACCGCCTAAAGGAAAGAGCAATGGCGAAAAGTCTCCGTCCTTCGACAAAGATCATGCTGCCACCGTCATCAAGTTTTTTGATGGACACAGTGCCGGAGGTATCCTCATGACCAAGCTGCACATCATCGGTGAAATCTACAACAGGGTATTCCTGGCCGGTTCGATTCACAAAGATCTTCTGGATGTCAGGAAACTGGTTCTGGCCGGTGACGGCACTCCAGTGCAGGTTTCTAACCGTGAGCGAAGCCACTCGATGTGCGATTGCTATAAAAAGGGCATCGACAGTTGCCACCACAAGCGCTGGTTCTCCCAGCCCGATGCCAATTGGGGCTGGGATTCGTCCAGAAATTTCTTTTACTTTGGCTATAACCTCTATCTCTTCACGGATGCTAACTCCGGATTGCCTGTCTTCCCTATCCTGGAGCGTGCATCCCGCCACGACCTTCCTGCCATGCTACACGGACTTGCCTGCATCAAGGCGTTCTTTGCGGACTGGAATATTTCCGCTTTGATCCTTGATTCCGCACACGATGCAACTGCTGTGTACGAAATGTGCAGCAAAAGCAGCATAACCCCCTTCATAGACTTGAATCCTCGTGGTACCAAATCAGCTGAGGAGAAGGGATATACAATAAGTGATGACGGTGTGCCAATCTGTCCTCTTGGACTTCCCCTGAAACCTGATGGCACTGATAAGAAACGGCACAGAGCCAAATATATTTGTCCGAAGACAAAATACGCAGAAAGGCTATGCTTGTGCGACAAGCGCTGTACCAAATCCACTTATGGTCGTGTTGTGCATATAAGCCTTAAGGATAATCCACGGCTGTTCTGCGATCCTCCACGCGGTTCACCTCAATGGAAGCAAATCTACAACAAGCGCACATCTGCTGAACGGGCCAACAAACGCATAAAGATTGACGGGCTACTGGAAGAAGGACGCCATCACTCTTCCATGATGTGGTATATTAGGTTATTCGCAATAATATCCGTCATACACGTAAAGGCCTGGCGTAAGCATGCGTGA
- a CDS encoding DUF932 domain-containing protein, with protein sequence MKQGRTLEELGTELQRQRNARQDFVADSRTLTFATEDGGSRLSMRGKLLDFGVNPLAHQQISTRLGIPLRYYQRMQKEAPVLLDSNVNNWLQQSRDRRMLRIMDGNVRAFLSDRYRRLDNLELCAAVLPIIKDMKGAVIESCEITDTHLYLKVINRRMKAEVTVGDAVQAGFVITNSEVGLGNLTVEPMIFRLVCRNGMIVKDFSQKKRHVGRQVENYDTAYELYSDETLAQDDKAFFMKVADTVRCAVDESKFMLTVGKMQEAMQIPLEHQPMEEVRLLADSFNLTENEQGDIFRQLFLSGDNTRYGLLNAVTAASQNVADYERATELERIGGEILALPGKSAAPLALPGGNVTPFRKEMAS encoded by the coding sequence ATGAAACAGGGGAGAACCTTAGAAGAGCTGGGAACGGAGCTGCAGAGGCAGCGCAATGCTCGGCAAGATTTTGTAGCAGATAGTCGTACTTTGACCTTTGCAACAGAGGATGGTGGCTCCAGGCTGTCTATGAGGGGCAAACTGCTGGACTTTGGCGTGAATCCTTTGGCCCACCAGCAGATTTCTACGCGGCTGGGAATACCATTGAGATACTACCAGCGGATGCAGAAGGAAGCGCCGGTATTGTTGGATTCCAATGTCAATAACTGGCTTCAGCAGAGCCGCGACCGGCGTATGCTCCGTATCATGGATGGCAATGTGAGGGCTTTTCTCTCTGACCGCTACCGCCGTTTGGACAATCTGGAACTTTGTGCAGCAGTATTGCCTATCATCAAGGACATGAAGGGGGCTGTCATCGAATCTTGTGAGATTACGGACACGCACCTGTACCTCAAGGTCATTAACCGCCGCATGAAGGCAGAGGTGACGGTGGGGGATGCAGTACAGGCAGGCTTTGTCATTACTAACAGCGAGGTGGGTTTGGGCAATCTGACTGTGGAGCCTATGATTTTCCGTCTGGTCTGCAGGAATGGCATGATTGTGAAGGATTTCAGCCAGAAGAAGCGTCATGTTGGCAGGCAGGTGGAAAACTATGATACGGCCTATGAGCTGTATAGCGATGAGACTCTGGCCCAGGATGACAAGGCTTTCTTTATGAAGGTAGCCGATACAGTGCGCTGCGCTGTGGATGAGAGTAAGTTCATGCTGACCGTAGGGAAAATGCAGGAAGCTATGCAGATTCCCTTGGAGCATCAGCCCATGGAGGAAGTTCGGCTTTTAGCGGATAGCTTCAATCTCACCGAAAATGAGCAGGGAGATATTTTCAGGCAGTTGTTCCTAAGTGGGGATAACACCCGCTATGGCTTGCTGAATGCTGTTACCGCAGCTTCTCAGAACGTGGCAGATTATGAGCGGGCAACAGAATTGGAGCGTATTGGCGGTGAAATTCT
- a CDS encoding helix-turn-helix transcriptional regulator, with translation MQELEQSYRTIGDNVYRFRVLQHMTQEELAESSNVSGAYISQIERANLHKGITCTAMINIARALGVPVCVLMSEKPCQHYLDYLSSAAAHRLADECVVASNST, from the coding sequence TTGCAGGAACTGGAACAGAGCTATAGAACCATTGGTGACAATGTATATAGATTCCGTGTTTTACAACATATGACGCAGGAGGAGTTGGCAGAGTCATCCAATGTAAGTGGCGCATATATTAGCCAGATAGAGAGAGCAAATTTGCATAAGGGGATTACCTGCACTGCTATGATAAATATAGCTAGGGCATTAGGGGTTCCAGTTTGTGTCTTGATGTCTGAGAAGCCCTGCCAGCATTATTTGGATTATTTAAGCAGCGCAGCGGCGCATAGGCTTGCGGATGAATGTGTTGTAGCTTCTAATTCTACATAA
- a CDS encoding SEL1-like repeat protein translates to MENSWLDKGRRAYSLKQYDTALDCYEKAIAEGDIQAMYLVACMYKSGIGVPKSFYKSKELFRRAADAGYQKARNAMAFYFNTPSVHRKGYVEEACRLREKGKYKEAIEEFLAITDKSFEPDEYTAESMYWIGMMYKWGQGVPKDEVIAKEWLKKAADNSSWKAIKELKLDECVPEVIYENNCAKATVYIYHNIKEDISKNISTLMELGESFKADIKFNFQGHCVALENLQTMYIRSMIESIFPGGIRPFVWKQGTKLDILAEGEDAKEAVKSIVELFYSRFSEEYLEKLISQEKIKRPISENKKTINTEHKAFDETEFLSQCMHEFADIRKGFNLNEDTLMKAKENPILHRLLAPVIEGCTEHGILKMKKNNRIDCAQYNFDCIESTTPPTVIDDTADMVSSMSRYYCKKCYRLRVKMEKMNLLDEVIRIKD, encoded by the coding sequence ATGGAGAATAGCTGGCTGGATAAAGGTAGGCGAGCCTATAGTTTAAAGCAATATGATACAGCGCTGGACTGCTATGAAAAGGCAATTGCTGAAGGTGATATTCAAGCGATGTATCTGGTAGCCTGTATGTATAAGTCAGGCATTGGTGTTCCTAAGAGCTTTTATAAATCTAAAGAGTTGTTTAGACGTGCTGCTGACGCAGGGTATCAAAAGGCGAGAAATGCAATGGCTTTTTACTTCAATACCCCGAGTGTTCATCGGAAGGGATATGTTGAAGAGGCTTGCAGGTTAAGAGAAAAAGGAAAATATAAGGAGGCAATTGAAGAATTTCTTGCCATTACTGATAAAAGTTTTGAACCAGATGAATATACTGCTGAGAGTATGTACTGGATAGGCATGATGTATAAATGGGGGCAAGGTGTACCTAAAGATGAAGTGATAGCAAAAGAATGGTTAAAGAAGGCAGCCGATAATTCTAGTTGGAAGGCTATAAAAGAATTAAAGTTGGATGAATGTGTGCCGGAGGTTATATACGAGAATAATTGTGCTAAGGCAACTGTGTATATATATCACAATATTAAGGAGGATATAAGTAAGAATATATCTACGTTGATGGAATTAGGTGAGTCCTTCAAAGCAGATATAAAGTTTAACTTTCAAGGGCATTGTGTAGCCCTTGAGAATTTACAGACGATGTATATTCGCTCGATGATAGAATCAATCTTTCCTGGTGGGATAAGACCCTTTGTATGGAAACAGGGAACAAAGCTGGATATACTTGCTGAGGGTGAGGATGCGAAAGAAGCGGTAAAAAGTATAGTGGAGTTGTTTTATAGCAGGTTTAGTGAGGAATATCTCGAAAAATTGATTTCACAGGAAAAGATAAAACGGCCAATATCGGAAAACAAAAAAACTATCAATACAGAACACAAGGCTTTTGATGAGACAGAATTTTTAAGTCAATGTATGCACGAGTTCGCAGATATCCGTAAGGGGTTCAATCTGAATGAAGATACATTAATGAAGGCAAAAGAGAATCCAATACTTCATAGATTGCTTGCACCGGTAATAGAAGGATGTACTGAGCATGGTATTTTGAAAATGAAAAAGAACAATAGAATAGATTGTGCGCAGTATAATTTTGATTGTATAGAATCTACTACACCGCCAACGGTAATTGATGATACAGCTGACATGGTGAGTAGTATGTCTAGATATTACTGTAAAAAATGTTATAGGCTACGTGTTAAAATGGAAAAAATGAATCTTTTAGATGAAGTAATTAGGATTAAAGATTAA
- a CDS encoding Rpn family recombination-promoting nuclease/putative transposase yields the protein MGDKDSVTKEYMKQPDRFADLFNGFCYGGEQRIQPGKLRDMDTASIVLPYGSAGAVLPEQKARDVLKLALKTDGRVAYCILGVENQSKIHLAMPVRNMLYDAMTLTEQVAATASSHKKARDHGRDEAEYLSGFHRDDKILPVITIVVYWGAEAWDAPTTLREMYPEGIDESVLRYANDYKVNLVAPAMMTDQQLDIFKSDLKDVLKFIKHSVSKAELAQLVNGNKAYRSLDRLAAQIISVCAGLNFNLPVGEERIDMCKAIDDMLTDALNEGMDKGRKEATNEGMLNVIAMARDYNLGKEAAVQQLAKRYPLSQDDAMSFVNQNW from the coding sequence TTGGGCGACAAGGATTCTGTAACCAAAGAGTACATGAAGCAGCCTGACCGCTTTGCGGACCTGTTCAATGGCTTCTGCTATGGCGGGGAGCAGCGTATTCAGCCGGGAAAACTGAGGGATATGGACACTGCAAGCATTGTCCTGCCTTATGGTTCTGCTGGAGCGGTACTGCCTGAGCAGAAGGCCAGGGATGTGCTGAAGCTGGCTTTGAAAACAGACGGCAGGGTGGCCTATTGCATACTGGGCGTGGAAAACCAGTCCAAAATCCATCTGGCAATGCCAGTGAGAAACATGCTTTACGATGCTATGACTTTGACGGAGCAGGTTGCAGCCACGGCCAGTTCCCATAAAAAGGCGCGTGACCACGGCAGGGATGAGGCTGAGTATCTGAGCGGCTTCCACCGTGACGATAAAATCTTGCCAGTCATAACCATAGTGGTATACTGGGGCGCAGAGGCATGGGATGCGCCAACTACCTTGCGGGAGATGTATCCTGAGGGGATAGACGAGAGTGTACTGAGGTACGCCAATGACTATAAGGTGAATTTGGTTGCTCCGGCCATGATGACAGACCAGCAGTTGGATATTTTCAAGTCTGACTTGAAGGATGTGCTGAAGTTCATCAAGCACTCCGTCAGCAAGGCGGAGCTGGCCCAGCTGGTAAATGGCAACAAAGCTTATAGATCACTGGATAGACTGGCAGCCCAGATTATAAGCGTCTGTGCTGGCCTGAATTTCAACCTTCCCGTGGGAGAGGAGAGGATTGATATGTGCAAGGCGATAGATGATATGCTTACTGATGCCCTAAATGAAGGAATGGACAAGGGGCGTAAGGAGGCTACCAATGAGGGAATGCTCAATGTCATAGCTATGGCAAGAGACTATAATCTTGGCAAGGAGGCGGCCGTACAGCAACTGGCAAAGCGATATCCTTTATCTCAGGATGATGCGATGTCTTTTGTAAACCAGAACTGGTAA
- a CDS encoding sel1 repeat family protein gives MEFFDEIEYKEFDEAEFLSQCMQKFPDIRKKYNLDEDALRRAEQNPTLESFVASVIEGCTEQGILEMKKKLPEWEKEREKHRQKFLFCGIMCFTPFLRIVDLTAEAVSSISSYYEEKCGRLCAKLEQLEHFDEVIRSKEKLANVGDVPAMLFLGKAYEKGKLGRLVDHEKARSYYQMAKETWEGDLSKRYMDWLEQAVKDSGLERIGRLGREYIAGSFAEAARKNPNAKLKHEIKWLNKAIKAGDGWAAFTKGNICFYGYGRWKERKKEAYNNYIKASESKESIYPLELEKMSFDRTKSIDYKILEAYLRVYQECLA, from the coding sequence GTGGAATTCTTTGATGAGATAGAATACAAGGAATTTGATGAAGCTGAGTTTTTAAGTCAATGTATGCAAAAGTTTCCGGATATTCGCAAGAAGTACAATCTGGATGAAGATGCATTGAGGAGAGCCGAACAGAATCCAACACTTGAGAGTTTTGTTGCTTCGGTAATAGAAGGATGCACTGAGCAGGGCATACTGGAAATGAAAAAGAAATTGCCTGAATGGGAAAAGGAAAGAGAGAAGCACAGACAGAAATTTCTGTTTTGTGGTATTATGTGCTTTACTCCATTTTTAAGGATAGTTGACCTAACTGCTGAGGCGGTCAGCAGTATTTCCAGCTATTATGAAGAAAAATGCGGGAGACTGTGTGCCAAATTGGAGCAGTTGGAGCATTTTGATGAAGTAATCAGGAGCAAGGAGAAACTGGCAAATGTTGGTGATGTGCCAGCTATGCTCTTCTTGGGAAAAGCCTATGAGAAGGGAAAACTTGGTAGATTGGTAGATCATGAAAAAGCTCGTTCATACTATCAGATGGCTAAGGAGACATGGGAAGGTGATTTATCAAAAAGGTATATGGACTGGCTTGAGCAGGCTGTAAAGGATAGTGGCTTGGAGAGAATTGGTCGTCTAGGTCGTGAATATATTGCTGGGTCATTTGCGGAAGCTGCTAGAAAGAATCCAAATGCTAAGTTGAAGCATGAGATAAAATGGCTGAATAAGGCGATAAAGGCTGGTGATGGCTGGGCTGCTTTTACTAAGGGGAATATCTGCTTTTACGGTTATGGGCGCTGGAAAGAGCGAAAGAAAGAGGCGTATAATAATTATATAAAGGCATCAGAATCGAAGGAATCGATATACCCGTTGGAATTAGAGAAGATGTCTTTCGATAGAACAAAGAGCATAGATTATAAAATTTTGGAAGCATATCTCCGTGTTTATCAAGAATGCCTGGCATAG
- a CDS encoding helix-turn-helix domain-containing protein, with translation MENNSESLITVDELCEELMIGRNAAYSLLASNQIKGFRIGRIWKIPRESIQRYIREQSKI, from the coding sequence ATGGAAAACAACAGCGAATCCTTAATCACCGTAGACGAGCTTTGCGAGGAGCTGATGATAGGTCGTAATGCTGCTTACAGCTTGCTGGCTTCAAATCAGATAAAGGGCTTCCGCATAGGCAGGATTTGGAAAATCCCCAGGGAAAGCATCCAGCGTTACATCCGGGAGCAGAGCAAAATATAG